A portion of the Actomonas aquatica genome contains these proteins:
- a CDS encoding ABC transporter permease, translated as MLTLRHALRQLFKSPGFAALTILTLGLGIGATSAMFTVVNSVLLQPVSYPRSEELVVIRQNNLPRFPTFSLCPADYLDFEREADQFSAMYASRSRARILTGNGDPERVSTLAVTDGYFDTLLVQPILGRAFTPEENEPDGGRAVVLLHHYWQSHLGGRAAVLGETLTLDGEVFTIVGIMPPDFRRDAGFDMLTPMAFSAEERTNRGGHYISGVGRLAPGATAESAQAQLVAISARLATDFPDTNTGWSAFIVPILEWNTGNARPTLLTLLGAVGFLLLIACANVGNLVLARATDRHHELSVRAALGAARSRILGMLLTENVLLGLFGGALGLLVAYWGVDLLMALGSEEIPRSIEVGLDWRAVAFTTVLSILTGIFFGLAPAWQVRDLNLADALKTGARGGGADRSRQRFRNTLVVVEIMLALVLLNASGLMAQSFRRLLNTDPGFNPTHTWMAQFGIPQGRYDTPEKRTDFVRQAEAELAAIPGVEAVGTTVIMPMTGNDYVLQISFPDRPVVPGQEVSADYTATSPGYFNAMGIPILRGRAFTEQDRADAPPVAIVSESFARQFFPDGDALGERFSISNRPEPVWREIVAIVPDIKQAGLDQTATAQMYEPFAQSPHGFLSMVVRTGSAAGTTGLPQAIRQAIFNVDPAQPVFRLADVESLIADSVSRRRFGLTLLGVFSGLSLPLAALGIYGVIAYAVMQRTREFGVRMALGAQGRQVLGLVVRDGLRLLAWGVGLGSLVSLAAGGLLASQLHETSPRDPLILAAVALTLSVVALAACLLPARRATRVNPVEALRAE; from the coding sequence ATGCTCACGCTTCGCCACGCCCTGCGCCAGTTGTTCAAATCCCCCGGCTTCGCCGCCCTCACCATCCTCACTCTCGGTCTGGGTATCGGGGCCACCAGCGCCATGTTCACCGTCGTCAACTCGGTGCTGCTGCAACCGGTCAGTTATCCGCGGTCGGAGGAATTGGTGGTGATTCGACAAAACAACCTGCCGCGCTTCCCGACCTTCAGCCTGTGCCCGGCCGACTACCTGGATTTTGAGCGCGAGGCGGACCAGTTCTCCGCCATGTATGCCTCCCGCTCCCGCGCCCGGATTCTGACCGGCAACGGCGATCCCGAGCGCGTCTCCACCCTGGCGGTGACCGATGGCTATTTCGACACCCTACTCGTGCAGCCCATCCTCGGGCGCGCCTTCACCCCGGAGGAAAACGAGCCCGATGGCGGCCGCGCCGTCGTGCTGCTGCATCACTACTGGCAATCCCATCTCGGCGGTCGCGCCGCCGTGCTCGGCGAGACGCTCACGCTGGATGGCGAGGTCTTCACCATTGTGGGTATCATGCCTCCCGATTTCCGCCGCGACGCCGGGTTCGACATGCTCACGCCCATGGCGTTCTCCGCCGAAGAACGCACCAACCGCGGCGGGCATTACATCAGCGGCGTGGGCCGTCTCGCGCCCGGTGCCACCGCCGAATCGGCGCAGGCGCAATTGGTCGCAATCTCCGCCCGACTCGCGACGGATTTTCCAGACACCAACACCGGCTGGAGTGCCTTCATCGTGCCGATTCTGGAGTGGAACACGGGTAACGCCCGGCCGACGCTGCTCACCTTACTCGGCGCCGTTGGATTTTTGCTCCTCATCGCTTGCGCCAACGTCGGCAACCTCGTGCTGGCGCGCGCCACCGATCGTCATCACGAGCTCTCCGTGCGCGCCGCGCTTGGTGCGGCACGCTCCCGTATCCTGGGCATGCTGCTCACCGAAAACGTGCTGCTGGGTTTGTTCGGCGGCGCCCTCGGCTTGCTCGTCGCCTATTGGGGCGTCGACCTGCTGATGGCGCTGGGCAGCGAGGAAATCCCCCGCTCGATCGAGGTCGGCCTCGACTGGCGCGCGGTGGCTTTCACCACCGTGTTGTCGATTCTCACCGGCATCTTCTTCGGCCTCGCGCCAGCCTGGCAGGTGCGTGACCTCAACCTCGCCGACGCGCTCAAAACCGGCGCGCGCGGCGGCGGCGCGGATCGCTCCCGCCAGCGTTTTCGCAACACGCTGGTCGTGGTCGAAATCATGCTCGCCCTCGTTCTGCTCAACGCCTCCGGTCTGATGGCCCAAAGCTTCCGACGCCTGCTGAATACGGATCCCGGCTTTAACCCGACGCACACCTGGATGGCGCAATTTGGCATCCCCCAGGGCCGCTACGACACGCCGGAAAAACGTACCGATTTTGTGCGCCAAGCCGAGGCCGAACTTGCCGCCATTCCCGGCGTCGAGGCGGTCGGCACCACCGTGATCATGCCGATGACCGGGAACGATTACGTGCTGCAGATTTCGTTCCCCGATCGGCCCGTTGTGCCCGGGCAGGAAGTCTCCGCCGACTATACCGCCACCTCTCCCGGCTATTTCAACGCGATGGGGATCCCCATCCTGCGGGGTCGCGCGTTTACCGAACAGGACCGTGCGGACGCACCGCCGGTCGCCATCGTGAGCGAATCCTTTGCCCGACAGTTTTTCCCCGACGGGGACGCCCTCGGAGAACGCTTCAGTATCTCCAATCGTCCCGAGCCCGTCTGGCGTGAGATCGTTGCCATCGTGCCCGACATCAAGCAGGCCGGCCTCGATCAAACGGCCACGGCCCAGATGTATGAACCCTTCGCTCAATCCCCGCATGGCTTCCTCAGCATGGTGGTGCGGACCGGCAGCGCCGCTGGCACGACGGGGCTGCCCCAGGCGATCCGCCAAGCCATTTTCAACGTCGATCCGGCACAACCCGTGTTCCGGCTCGCTGACGTGGAATCACTCATCGCCGACTCCGTATCGCGGCGTCGCTTTGGCCTGACTTTGCTCGGCGTATTCTCGGGCCTGTCATTGCCTCTCGCGGCCCTTGGGATCTACGGCGTGATCGCTTACGCAGTCATGCAACGCACCCGAGAGTTTGGCGTGCGCATGGCGCTGGGCGCACAAGGGCGCCAGGTCCTGGGCTTGGTGGTGCGCGACGGGCTTCGCCTGCTCGCCTGGGGCGTAGGCCTCGGCTCATTGGTGTCGCTTGCCGCCGGCGGTTTGCTCGCCAGTCAGCTCCACGAGACTTCCCCGCGCGACCCGCTGATTCTCGCCGCCGTAGCGCTCACGCTCAGCGTCGTGGCGCTCGCCGCGTGCCTGTTGCCGGCGCGTCGTGCCACGCGGGTGAATCCGGTCGAAGCCTTGCGCGCGGAATAA
- a CDS encoding PadR family transcriptional regulator: MIRRIMAKPLRNELLQGTLDLLVLQVLSQGKYHGWDVAKRISLLSSDRLTLKQGSLYPAMHRLEAQGWIAADWGVSEAGRSAKFYHLTRSGRRQLEAERAHWESFVDAMGAVLSGQEASE; this comes from the coding sequence ATGATCCGGCGCATCATGGCGAAACCACTGCGCAACGAATTGCTGCAAGGCACCCTCGACCTGCTGGTCCTCCAAGTGCTTTCGCAGGGCAAGTATCACGGCTGGGATGTGGCCAAGCGCATCTCCCTGCTTTCCTCCGACCGACTCACCCTGAAGCAGGGTTCGCTCTACCCGGCCATGCACCGCCTCGAGGCTCAGGGATGGATTGCCGCCGACTGGGGCGTTTCCGAGGCCGGCCGCAGCGCGAAGTTTTACCACCTCACCCGCAGTGGCCGTCGACAGCTCGAGGCCGAACGCGCGCATTGGGAATCGTTTGTTGATGCCATGGGCGCGGTGCTTTCCGGCCAGGAGGCGTCCGAATGA